The segment AATTGCAGCACCCCAATTCAAAGATCCCACCATGGGACTGGAGTCATTTGCAGGCCTGAATCTAACATGACAGTATCACCGATTTTCGGAGCAATTATGTTAACATCTCTTTCATTTGCTTCTTTTAGTGCTCTTTCTATCGGTTCATTCCAACCATGATTAGCTAATGTAAATGCTCCCCAATGCATCAGCATCATAGTCTCACCATTTACATCTAAATTAGCCTGTACAGATTGTTCCGGTATCATATGAATATCCGGCCAACTCCTATCATATTGTGCACCTTCGATCAAGGTAAGATCAAAAGGTCCGTATTTGTTCCCGATCTCTTTGAAATGCGTGCCGTATCCACTGTCCCCACTGGCATATATTCGAGTTTCATTTCCCAGAATGACCCATCCACCCCATAATGTAGTATCAATATTGAAAGGATCTCTTCCAGAACCATGTCTGGCCGGCGTCAAACCAACAGTCAAGCCCCGATATTCTGCTTCTTCCCACCAGTTAAGTTCCGTAATTTTTTCTTCAGGAATACCCCATCGGGTCAGATGAGCATTACACCCAAGAGGAACAAAGAAATGTGATACTTTATTGTTTAACTTCACAATGGATTGGTAATCTAAGTGGTCATAATGGTCATGTGTAATAAAAACTGCATCAATAGGTGGCATTTCATCAATGATATGCAGCATGATCTCTTCACTATATTCATATCTTTCAATTCCCACAAATGAAACCGGTGAGGCAACAGGACTCAGCATAGGGTCTATCAATAGCTTTTTATCGTCTATGCTAAGCAGAAAAGCAGAATGTCCTAACCAGGTCATACTATCATTTTCACCCTCTATCTTGCTCCAGTCAATAGCAGAAACAGGAATTGGACCTGCAGGATGGCGGTCTTTGACCTCAGAAACAGAAACGTCGCTCGTTGAGGGATTATCTGAGGGATTTACGAATACCCTTGTTGGCATATCATTAATAAAATTTCCATCGACATAATTATCTAATTGTTCATAAGTTTCTTTTTGTTCTGTCGTTGGATCCCCACCGAAAGCCGGGTCTATGTTCATAAATGATATACTACCAACACTTAACAGAAGTAAAAAAATGAGTAGATACAACATAATCCTTTTGAGTTTAATCACTTTTCCATCCCCATATACTCATTTTTACTCTGTGGATCAGAATCAGATATTAAGTTAACTGCCTTTCTGCTAGCCTTCCTTCATCCATTAAATATCTGTGAACCCCTGGTCTTGTCAAAACTACCTGACTGATATCCGTTTAGATCCAGAGCGACATACTGCACACCCAGACCCTTTAGTCTTTGTACGATTGCATCTCTTTCGAGGATCAGTTTTTCAAATCCGTCTTCCGGAACCTCGATCCTGCCCATCTCACCAGCATTATGTAATCGCAACCTGCACCTCTTAAAATCAAGATCATGAAGGAATGCTTCCCCCTCGTCAATAATCTTCAGCATTGAAAGTTCAATTGTTTCATTATAAGGTATCCTGGATGCCAGGCATGCAGAAGAAGGTAGGTCCCAGATTGCCAGATCGATGTCCTTTGCGATCTGTCTGATGTCATCCTTTGCGATCCCGGCATCAATAAACGGATGCACAACACCTTCCTCTGAAGTCGCTTTGGTCCCGGGACGGTATTCTCCAAGGTCGGACATATTCGTACCGTCCATTATAGTTTCGATATTGTGTTCATTAGCGATCTCTTTCAGGATTCTGCATATTCCTTTTTTGCAATGGTAACACCTGTCTTCTGCATTCTGTTTTACTGCAGGGATTGACAATGGGTCATGTTCAACGACCTTAAGGTTCAGACCATACTCTTTAGCTATCTCAAGAGCACGTTTTACATCTTCTTTTGGCACAAGGGGAGAATTGACCAATACGCACAGGTGATCGGAACCCAGAACCCTTTTTGCAATAATGGCCAGAAGGGTACTGTCAATTCCTCCGGAGAATGCGATCAACACAGATCTTTTTCCAACAATTTGTTCTTCAAGTTTCAAGAGCTTGTCTTCATATCCAGACATGTTTCCTACCTCCCACAAAGCTTCATGTAATCAATCGTTCATCAAATTAATATCAAAAATTTTAGAAATTTGATATCTACCGAACTGGTGCCCTGAACTTTAAAACTTAAAGTCAGAACCAAATATGTCCCATCCTTTCTCTTCAACTCTTCTTAAAACCTCCTTTAGAGGCAATCCTGTTGAAAGGGAAATATCCTTACAATCCTCATATTCAGCAGAGACGTGCATGATCTCCTTGCTTTTGTCTTCAGCTATCTTCACTCTGCATTCTACCGTCTTTCCGGCAATGTCAAGACCAACGGTATTGATCCTTCGATCTGCAATGAAACGATGTTTTGTAGGTACCACTCTGATACCCAATGACCCGGTTTCCCGGAATATCTCCCTGGCGATCCTTTCACTGTCCTCGGTCTTGGTTATGACTTTAATGATAGAGCCAGGTCTACTCTTCTTCATAGTTGCAGGAATAATTGTGACATCTCTTGCACCGACACTCATCAGTTTGTCGAAAAGGTTCCCAAGCACCTCACCGGAAACATCATCAACATTGGTTTCAAGCACTTCAATTGAATCAGTTGAGATCGCTTCACCAACATCCAGGAGCATAGCACGCAGAACATTCGGATTATCAAGGTCCGCATTTCCTGCACCATATCCGGTTGAAATGACCTGTCCATGCGGGATGTCCTGTACAGGTTCTGAAAAGTAGCTCAATAATGCAGCACCTGTTGGTGTGAGTAACTCCCTGTTACCTTTCCCATAAAAGAAGAGCTTTCCTTCTTTCAGGATCTCCAATGTCGCAGGAGCAGGAACTGGCAATGTTCCATGAGCTGCTTTTATTGTTCCGCCACCAACGTTGATCGGATTGCAGAATATGGATCGAGTTCCAAGGGCATGTATTGCAGCACATGACCCGACAACATCTGCTATTGCATCGTTCTGTCCCACTTCGTGAAAATGCAGCTCTTCAAGAGGATGTCCATGTGTTTTTGACTCGGCCTTTGCCATTATCTCAAATACGTTCAGTGCATCCTTTTCGATCGTTTCAGGCAATTTTGCTTCTTTTATAACATCAACTAGCTCATAGTAATGCCTTGAATGAGTTTCATGAGCCACATTTATTTTCACATCAACGGCATCAATTCCCTTTTTGTTAGTTTTGCCAATCGAGACCGAAACATTGGCTGTAGACTCTATCATTTCACGAACAACATCCTGGTCAGCGCCCAATCCAATGAGAGTGCCGAGTATCATATCACCGGATGCACCAGAGAACGGATCAAATACAAGAGATTCCATGATCATACCTCAGTATTTTCTTCTGCATTTCCCATCCTTCGCATCTCAGCCATCTTGTTCGCTATCCTGCCAGCGAATGATCCTGCCACAAATCCGGCATCGATATTAACAACTGAAAGAACAGAGCATGATTGAAGCATGGAAAGAAGGGCTGCTTCCCCTTTAGCACCCGCTCCATATCCTGTTGAAACCGGAAGTCCTATGACAGGCACATCTACAAGACCGGAGACTACCGTGGGCAAGGTCCCTTCCCTTCCGGCTGCTACAACGACCGCATCCGGCATATCCTCTTTAAGCTTCAGCATCTCATGGACAAGCCTGTGGAAACCGGCAACTCCGACATCGTATATCGTCTGCGTTTCGCAACCCATCTCTGAAGCTACCATCTTTGCTTCTTCAGCAACCATTATGTCTGCCGTTCCTGCTGAAATGATGGCAACTTTCCCACCGGTCCTTGGTGCAGGGGTTCCATTACTTACAACCGCCGTTGTCTTATGAAGGCTCCATTCGATGTCTTCAGGATCAAATGCATCTTCCAGAGCCTTCGAGCTTCCCTCGTCCAGTCTGGTTATCAGTGTCCTTCCCATTGCAGCGACTTGTGCCTTTGCAATTTCAACGACATCCTCGGGTGCTTTTCCCTCTGCAAGAATGGCTTCCATGATACCGGTGCGATGTTTACGGAATGTATCGATCTTGGCAATGTCTGAAACAGGGACATATCCCATTGAACGTATCTCAGCATTTGCCTTTTCAAGTCCTATTTTTCCATTTTTGAGATCTGTAAGTATGTTCTCAAGTTCCATTTTGATTCCCTCTTTTAAACTAAGTTTTTTGAAAGCTGAGTTCGATCAGTCAATTTCTTCTGATTTTTAATTGCATGGTGGGTAAGGGGGATGGGTACGTGTTTGGGCGTGGAGGAGATGATTCCCACCATGCAGTAGTTTGCCGTTGTCCAGATCCGAACTGGAGAGAGGGATGGAATGTGTGTTAGTCGAAGGAGTCCTCCTGCAACGGCACAGTGCTGTTATTGAAATAATTATTGCAACTTTCTGATTCACTTCTGAATCATCCATTTGTTACATGTGACTGACTGATTAGTCATGCGGTGACTGATTGGTCAATGTTCTATATAAGCTTGTTCCTATTCATAACTCGAAGAGGGATCCTGAGATACATTTTTATATCATGAAAATATATGACTGATTAGTCAATTGTGTTGATTGGAAGGTTTACTATGGACAAGCAGATCAAAGACAAAAGAACTGCAATTATGGATGCGGCCCTGAAGCTCTTTACTGAAAGAGGATTCCACGGGACAACCACAGCCCAGATCTCAAAGGATGCAGGAGTAGCTACAGGCACTCTTTTCAACTACTTCCCCACCAAAGAAGAGTTGATAAACAGCCTCTATTTTGAGGTAAAAGGCAGACTTAGCAGCTGCATAAAAAAAGGAATTGATCCTGAAGCCTCTTTTGAAACAAAGATGAGGAAGCTGTGGTCGAATACGATTCAATGTGGCGTTAGCAACCCCGAAGAGTTCCACTTCATAGGACAGTTTGGTTCTTCCCCTTATATTACAAAGATCACAAGGGAAGAAGCAATGAAAGAGTATGAATTTATCCGCGCCCTGGTGGAAGAAGGCTTCAGTAACGGAAGGAACAAGGATTATTCAATGGAACTGGCCATGATGATATTTTACCATTCAAGCGGAGCAGTGGTAAACCTAATTATAAATTCCGGTCGCCTGGATGATATGAATGAGATCATCGAGGAAGGATTCCAGCTTCTCTGGAGGGGACTGTCTCCGGAATAATTTTTTTGCAAATTGCCGAAGTGAGTAGTCAATCATAATATTCAAAGAAAATAGCCTGAAATTAATCGAGATCAAGGAGAACTAAAAATGCTGTACAGAAAAATGCCAAAGAACGGAGATGAGCTCTCAATACTTGGATTTGGAGCAATGCGCCTTCCAGTAAAGGAAGACGGGACAATAGACGAAGAAAGGGCTACAAACCAGATCCGTGATGCTATCGATAACGGTGTAAACTACGTGGATACTGCCTGGCCATATCACATGGGACAGAGCGAACCATTCCTCCGGCGTGCCCTTAGCGATGGTTACAGGGAAAAGGTCAAACTAGCTACAAAGCTTCCTACCTGGATGGTCGATAGCCGGGAGGACATGGATAAATTCCTGAACGCCCAGCTTGAAAAGCTAAATACCGACCACATCGATTATTATCTCATCCACAGCCTTGCAGGAGAGTTATGGGAAAAAGTGGAATCTCTCGGGGTCATTGATTTCCTTGAGAAAGCAAAAGCTGACGGTCGCATAATCAACGCCGGCTTTTCATTCCACGGTGCACCAGACGAATTCAAACCAATCGTGGATGCCTATGAGTGGGACTTCTGTCAGATACAGTATAACTTCCTGGATGAAAAACTTCAGGCAGGAACCGAAGGTCTGGAGTATGCAGCCTCAAAGGATCTCGGTGTCATAATCATGGAACCTCTTAGGGGAGGACTTCTTGCAGGGGAGGTACCCACCTCTATTGAAGACATCTGGAATGAGGGTTCAACAAAGCGAACCGCTGCAGAATGGGCTCTGCGTTGGGTCTGGAACCATCCGGAAGTTACTGTTGTTCTTTCCGGTATGAACGAGGAAGCACATGTCGAGGAGAACCTGAGAATAGCAGATGAAGCTAATTCCGATTCCCTGACAGAAAATGAACTCAAACTTATCGAGAGAGTTGAGAACAAGTACCGCGAGCTCATGAAAGCTGGTTGTACCGGTTGCAGTTACTGTATGCCCTGTCCGGTAGGAGTTGATATTCCTGCCTGTTTTGAAATGTACAACAATCTGTACCTTTTCGACAATGACGACATGACAAAGCTCATGTATGCAGCAAGGTTGGGAGGAATTACAGGTGCTGAACCCGGATTTGCATCTCTCTGTGTGCAGTGTAACAAATGCATTGAAAAATGCCCCCAGCATCTTGAGATCCCAACCCTCCTCGAATCTGTAGTAGAGGATTTCGAAGGCCCGGGACTTGAGCAGAGGATCGAAATGGCAAAAATGTTCCTGGCAAATAAGGATGCCTGATATATTCGGATAAATCCGATATCAGAATGCCAGAATTCCATAAAATAAATATCGAAAGAGGTGAGAACTGATCTTCTGCTTCACTCTCACCTTCTTTTGATTAAATTTATTTAGTCAGACAAAGCAATATTGCCAGATCCTCATCTGCATGAAGGGAATGAGGTGCATTTGCCGGCATGAAAATAAAGGTTCCTTCTTTCATCTCGATGTCCTTATCGAACAACCTGAAAATTCCTTTTCCTTTCAATACCTGAACAACTCCTGTTTTCGTAGAAGTATGCTCATCAATGTTCGTTCCGGCTGCAAGGCACATCAGGGTATAATTATAGCCTTCGTCCTTTGCAAGAACTGTACTGAAAATTCCCTCTGTCGGGAACTGCATCAATTCACTCAGGTCTTTTGAGAATCCTTTATCCATATCTGACACCTCCTTTTAATATTCGTTTTTGATAATTTATAGATTTGCATATTCTTTAGCAGGTTCACATATGTTAATGCAAAAATCAGAAATTTAATAAGCAATGTTATTATTCCCATTCTCAACAATAGGCAGCCATCGATTTAGCAATAAAGCAAAAGGAATTTATTATGTCTTTTCAGCAAAATGAAAGTATCATCAACGGAAGCTTAAAAGGAGTAATTCCTCTCCTTGCCCTGCTGACAGCATTCCCTGCACTTTCAACCGATATGATCCTGCCAGCTATCCCGTTACTTGCAGAGAACTGGAACCAGCCAATTTCTGTTGTTAACCTGATCCTTGTCTGCTTTTTTGTAACCTATGGATTCTTCCTTCTCTTCTACGGACCGATATCCGATCGATTTGGTCGTCGTCGACCTTTGATCCTTGGGCTTGGCGTGTACATAATTGCAAGCTTCCTCTGTGCATTTGCCACCACGGCCCATATGTTGATCCTCTTTCGGATACTCCAGGCAGCCGGAGCAGCAGCCAGCTCATCCCTGTCCATGGCCATGACAAAAGATCTCTTTTCCGGCCAGGAGCGGGAAAGGATACTGGCACACATTGCGATCATCATGGCAATTGCCCCAATGATGGCCCCGGTACTTGGTGGCTGGATACTGCTTGAACTTTCCTGGCCATGGATCTTCTTCAGTCAGGGACTTCTGGGAGTGATCGGATTGGTTGGCGTCCTCCGTTTTCCTGAAACCCTGCCTCATGCTTCCGATGCACCTCTATCCAGGGTCATGCATGCTTATGGTCGATTGATGCTGAAACCTACCTATGTTGTTATGGTCTTTGTCATGTCAGCAACACTTTTCCCGATGTACAGTTTCATCGCAGGATCTTCTGACATATACATAAACGGATTCGGCCTGACCGAGCAGAAGTTCAGTTACTTTTTCGCGTTCAATGCCCTCGCCCTGATGATGGGGTCTTTCTTCTGTCTACGATTAACAAAATACATCAATTCAAAACATCTGATGACAACCGGTTTCATGGGAATTTTACTTGGCGGGTTTATTCTTATCATGAACAGACATCAGGACCCGTGGGGATTTGCTCTTCCGATGTTCCTCGTTACATTTTCAATCGGCCTGAGCCGTCCACCCAGTAATAACCTTGTACTTGAACAGGTAGACAAGGATGTAGGTTCGGCCTCCTCACTGCTGATATTCACTTACTTCACCATGGGTGCTGTGGGAATGTGGCTCATCTCCCTGGAATGGGCAGACAAGATCAATACACTTGGGTTAATCGCTTTTGGATGTGGGTCGCTTATACTGATGGCATGGTTGATCTTGCAGAAAAAAGAATGTCTGGCTCCATCATAATGCTTACATGATTATCAATGATATCTGAAGATCGGAATATTTTGCTTAACAGACATATTTATAAAATTGAATGGCTTCTTCTATTTTATGAAAAAAGTCGACGTACAGGAATTATACAGGGAATCCTATGTTGACAACAACTTTGAAAGAGCAGATCTATTTGAATCACTGCAAACCAGATTCAACATAAAAAGAGCTCTTTATCCGGGAAGTTTTGCCCATGTGACTCCTTCTTTTTTCATTCCTGAGGTCACATATGTGGATACTGATCCACGGGCAAAGAAGTTCTTTGAGCAAAAAGATGCAGTTGCTGACCTGATCTCAAAAAAGAAGACCTATGACAAAGATACTGTGCTACACTTCATAGCTTCTGATTACTCCGGACCACTTAACCTTAAAGAGAAGAGTTTCGATCTGCTTATCTCCCAGTACGCTGGCTTTGTTTCACAGGAATGCAAAAAGTATCTGAAAGTTGATGGCATACTGCTTGCAAACAACAGCCATGGGGATGCAGGGATGGCATTCATCGACGATGACTACGAACTTATAGCTGCTATCGATGTAAAGAGTGGGAAATACCATATAACAGATCGTGAACTTGGATCCTATTTCTTCCCTAAGAAGCAGATTCCTGTTACAAAAGAATACCTAAGGGAACTTGGAAAAGGGATTGGATATACTAAAACGGCCAATTCGTATCTTTTCAGGCGGATCTCCTGAGAAGATTGCTCACTTCGGATCTAACTACATCAAATTTTTTGTGCGCATGGATAAAGATACCAAATTGATTTATGATAATAGCCTAATTTTAATATAAAGACTTAATTTTTAATAAATATAAGATCCTGGGGGGAGATCTACAAATGAATAACTGTGAGGAGCAGCTGCCGAAAGTTAAAGCACATGATAAGACTGTAGGTATTTTAGGTGGAGTGGGATCCGAATCAACTGCACGCTTTTTCCTGAAGCTCATAAAAAATACTCCTGCCAAAACCGATCAGGACCATTTGAGGATCTTCATCGATAATAATCCGAACATACCAGACCGCACACAGGCGATCCTTGGACTGGGTGTAAGCCCCGTAGAGGAAGCGAATAAGTCTATTGAGGTCCTGGAAAATGCCGGTGCAGAGATCATCGCAATACCATGTAACACAATGCATTACTTTTATCCCGAGCTACAGGCAAGTACGAAAGTCCCCATAATAAACATGATCACAGAAACTGCCTCTTACATCCAAAAAGCATTTCCGGATATGAAAAAGATAGGGTTATTAGCAACTACCGGGACAATAATGACCAGATTATATCATGATGCGATCAATGGGATCGAACTAATAACTCCGAATGAAGAATTACAGGAAAAGGTCATGAACTCGATCTACGGGGAAGAAGGAATAAAAGCAGGGTACACAGAAGGACATCCCAGGGATGATATTCTAGAAGTAATTGAAGTGCTAATCGAAAAAGGTGCTGAAGCCATAATTCTTGGTTGTACCGAACTCACTTTACTTTCTCTTAAAGAAGATGTGCCTGTTCCATTGGTAGACCCATCACTGGTCCTTGCAGAAGTTGTGGTCAAAAAGGCAAGGTTACAGATTTGAAATAAAGAATGAAAGCTGGCATTCAGCATTCTTAAAAATCATTTATGATAGGGTGGAACACTTCTGTTGCCACAGAATTTTCAAGAAACTCTGCTTTCTGGTTTTGTTCGAATCTTTAATTCGATTTCCTCTGAAACCCGCTTTCAAACATATCTCTTTTCGAAGTTCCTGATCTTGCTACTATTTTTATCACAATGAGTAAATATCATTGAACGTTTTCTTTTCTCATGAAACTAAATCCTGAACTCGAGATACTTGAGTCGCTTGCAAAGACCATTCTTGTAGCTGCAAGAACAGCTCCCAAGGGAAAGGGGATTGATGATATCGTGACCTTCCTGCTGGATGATGCTGACAGAATACAACTTGCAGATAAGATGGAAAAGCTTAGTGATATAAAAGATATGAAGTTCCTGATACGTGATGCTAAAAATGTCAGAGATGCTGATTCACTTGTACTTATCGGACTGAAGTCCTCAGGAGTGAGCTCACTTAACTGTGGTGCATGTGGATTTGAGACATGCAAGGAAATGCTTGAACAGAAAAAGGTCAAAGTAGAGTTCACAGGTCCACACTGTATGATAAAATACATGGATCTTGGAATTGCAGTTGGTTCTGCTGTTTCAAAGGCAAAGGACCTATGCATTGATAACAGGGTACTTTACTCTGCAGGTGCTGCTGCATGTTATTTTGACATTATCGATGCCGATGTTGCAATGGCTATTCCCTTGAGTGTCAGGGGGAAGAATATCTTCTTTGACAGGCCATCCACAAGGTGAATGGCCGATAAACCGTTTACTGGTAAACGATCGGTTGACCGTAAACCAAAAGGTATATACAATTATGATCACCCATAAGTAAAAGTATGTCTGAAAATGGGGACGTACTTGAAAATGATGGAGCTGTGATCGGGAAGTATGTTTCCGAATCAGACAACTACATCACCAGGGTGGGGTTTTTTGCTAAACGGGGTGACAGACTCGTAATTTCTCCTGAAGAGCTCAGTTGTTATGCACCTCAGGTCATCGAGGGTGGAAGGTGTGAAAAGGCAGGAGAAAATTGGCATTTTTTTGATGAAAAGAAGGATGCCGACATCAAAAACATCACTCTCGTCTATAATGACTTCCAGGATTCCCTTCGTGTCTATAATTGTAAGAAGTTAAAGAGAATATTCGGGGAACCTACCGGATATTGCCTGGTAGATAACAGTTTTATTGGAACTGATGCTGTGTGCCTGTTAGAACAATTCGGAGGGCATCCTATTCAGGAAGATGATTTCTGCATCTCATGCCATCCACTCACCGATGAAGAGATTGAGAAATTCAAGGATTCAGTGGAGAAATACATCAATCACTATTATGATTCCAACTTCTGCAACTATAATAATGAAGAAGAATCTCGTTTGAGGCGGTTTTTGAGCTCATTAAAAAAGATGATCGGAACTTCCTGAAAGGATTTCCTGTTCAACAACAAGTCCAGTTGTTCAACTGATATAGAGCAAATTTAGCACTCCATGGCAGTTACAGGTAGTTGCAACAAAAAATACTTTTTCATCGATGGGATCGTCAGCCGCATTTTCACAAATGCTTTTTACATGTTCAAGGATAGAAAGCATGTTTTCCTTAAAATCAACTCCACGTATTCCACCGATCCCGGCCTTCATCTGGCAACTTTCAAAGACCCACCCAGCATACTCCGGAGCAAGATCACTTACATAAGATGTGATCGTTTGCGGTTTCTCTCTTTTGAAATTGTAGCAGTAATCAGCCTGACCCATACAATTGTCAGGACAGATCTCACCTTCTCTTGCATAGGAAAACATGATCACTCCGCTTTCAGGGTAACTGCCCACAGTGACACTTTCAGGTATCTTCGACTGGAATTTTTCAAAATATTCCATCAATTGAGTTTCTTCTTTTTCTTTGTCTTCTTCTTTGTCTATGAAGAGCTCATCTACGATATTTTTATCGGAATCCATTCTTAACGAATCGACAACCATGTTTGCAGTTGCATGTGTGGGTACAGCCGGGATGATGAACTCGGGCATCCCCAGCTCCAGAAGGGAAGGAACCTCCCTTATGTCCATGCAATAAAAGTAGACATTCTTATTTGAGGCCGGATCTTTACCAATAGCTGTTGAACTTTCGGCAGGTGATTCAGCACGACTTTCAGTTAGAGAACTTATAAGTTCCGGGATCTCAGAAATATCCTTAATTATAGTTGCATCCTTTGATGCAGGTGCATCAGGGTCACTATCAATGACCAGCACGAACGGAAAATTCGAATTGTTTGCATACTCGACAAAATTACTTCCTATCTTACCGCCACCAAGAAGAAGATAGTATCCACTTACAACAGGCAAAGATTCAAAGGCACCAATTCTGTTATTCAGCCACTCAATTCGATCCATCTACACAACCCCACATATTGACTTTTTCGTACTTACAGATCCTTATGTTGCTCTTCCAGCTCCAGTAAACGTTCTTTCAGGCCAAGACCACTGCGAAAACCTGTCAGTTTTCCGTTCTTACCTATTATCCTGTGACATGGGATATATATAGGAATCGGGTTACGATTGTTGGCAAGTCCTACTGCCCTTGAGGCCTTAGGGTTACCAATACGCTGTGCTATTTCCTGATAACAACGTGTTTCACCATATGGAATTTCACATAGGGCATCCCAGACACGTTGCATGAACTCTGTGCCAACGGGAGAAAGGGGGAGGTCAAACTCTTTACGTTCTCCTGCAAGATACTCCTGCAACTGCCTGCCTGCTTCCTTTAGCAGTTCTGTTTCATTTACAACGGCATCCTCCGGAACGTCTTCTCCATGAAAATACAGGTTTGTAATGGCATTCCCCTCTTCAGCAATACCTATCTTGCCAATGGACGTTTCGTAGAAAAATATGCTTTTCATGAGTTGTCATTCACCTTTGGAACTTGATTATGTGTATACTTTTCAGAGCGATCTAGATATTTCTTCATCTTCTTTCGAGAATGATACTTTGTCAATAGCTATATATAAGATAGATGTATATGCAACTAAAATAGTTGTAGGTACAACTATTTACGTTAAACGACTTTTGAAAAAGGTGTACAGCCGTGTATGAAGAATTCGTTGGAAAACACATTTCATATCTCCACAGATATGCTCGCAGGTACTATGACAGAGAACTGGAACCTTATGGAATCGGAGGTGCCCAGCTCCAGATATTGATGCCACTTTACAAGATGGATGGGATTAGCCAGGAATTGCTTGCTCAGACCATCAAAGTGGATAAGACCACAATCGCAAGGTCCATCAAAAAATTGGTCGATAAAGGCTATATTCTAAGACAGACCGACGAAAAGGACAGACGTTCATACCGGATTTTTCTGACAGAGAAAGGAAAAACAACAGAACACGAGATGATGGAGATATTCAACAGGTGGGAAAATAACCTATTGTCCAAATTTGACAATGATCAGAGGGAATAGGTTTTGAAAATACTCGAAATCATGCACGAGAGTGCATCTGAGCTGATGCTGGATAACAAATGATTTTTTTAAAATATAACATAACATAAAACGTAATTTTAAAAGGTGAATTTTATGGCTCATGTAATGGAACTTTTAGGAAAGACAAGAGTTGTTGTAAAAGACGGTGAAGTGGTAGAAGTCGGAGAGCCACAGATCGATTGGTGTCCTCTGTTTGCCAAGATACGTGGGATAGAAGAAGTTACGAAGGATGCTGTCAGGGAAAACATGGAATTCCGCATAAAGGATTTCGGTATTTTCACAGATGACAGAATACTGGAACATGAGGTCTTTGTAGGATTCGGAGCAACAGAAGTTATGATGTCCGGTCTCCGAAGGGATCTACTTGATACAACAGTAACAGTCTGTGAAGGAGCAGGTACCGTCATCACCAATAACCCGACCCTTGTTCAGGGAATGGGAGCCAG is part of the Methanococcoides methylutens MM1 genome and harbors:
- a CDS encoding TetR/AcrR family transcriptional regulator — its product is MDKQIKDKRTAIMDAALKLFTERGFHGTTTAQISKDAGVATGTLFNYFPTKEELINSLYFEVKGRLSSCIKKGIDPEASFETKMRKLWSNTIQCGVSNPEEFHFIGQFGSSPYITKITREEAMKEYEFIRALVEEGFSNGRNKDYSMELAMMIFYHSSGAVVNLIINSGRLDDMNEIIEEGFQLLWRGLSPE
- the larC gene encoding nickel pincer cofactor biosynthesis protein LarC; the protein is MESLVFDPFSGASGDMILGTLIGLGADQDVVREMIESTANVSVSIGKTNKKGIDAVDVKINVAHETHSRHYYELVDVIKEAKLPETIEKDALNVFEIMAKAESKTHGHPLEELHFHEVGQNDAIADVVGSCAAIHALGTRSIFCNPINVGGGTIKAAHGTLPVPAPATLEILKEGKLFFYGKGNRELLTPTGAALLSYFSEPVQDIPHGQVISTGYGAGNADLDNPNVLRAMLLDVGEAISTDSIEVLETNVDDVSGEVLGNLFDKLMSVGARDVTIIPATMKKSRPGSIIKVITKTEDSERIAREIFRETGSLGIRVVPTKHRFIADRRINTVGLDIAGKTVECRVKIAEDKSKEIMHVSAEYEDCKDISLSTGLPLKEVLRRVEEKGWDIFGSDFKF
- the larE gene encoding ATP-dependent sacrificial sulfur transferase LarE, which gives rise to MSGYEDKLLKLEEQIVGKRSVLIAFSGGIDSTLLAIIAKRVLGSDHLCVLVNSPLVPKEDVKRALEIAKEYGLNLKVVEHDPLSIPAVKQNAEDRCYHCKKGICRILKEIANEHNIETIMDGTNMSDLGEYRPGTKATSEEGVVHPFIDAGIAKDDIRQIAKDIDLAIWDLPSSACLASRIPYNETIELSMLKIIDEGEAFLHDLDFKRCRLRLHNAGEMGRIEVPEDGFEKLILERDAIVQRLKGLGVQYVALDLNGYQSGSFDKTRGSQIFNG
- a CDS encoding aldo/keto reductase encodes the protein MLYRKMPKNGDELSILGFGAMRLPVKEDGTIDEERATNQIRDAIDNGVNYVDTAWPYHMGQSEPFLRRALSDGYREKVKLATKLPTWMVDSREDMDKFLNAQLEKLNTDHIDYYLIHSLAGELWEKVESLGVIDFLEKAKADGRIINAGFSFHGAPDEFKPIVDAYEWDFCQIQYNFLDEKLQAGTEGLEYAASKDLGVIIMEPLRGGLLAGEVPTSIEDIWNEGSTKRTAAEWALRWVWNHPEVTVVLSGMNEEAHVEENLRIADEANSDSLTENELKLIERVENKYRELMKAGCTGCSYCMPCPVGVDIPACFEMYNNLYLFDNDDMTKLMYAARLGGITGAEPGFASLCVQCNKCIEKCPQHLEIPTLLESVVEDFEGPGLEQRIEMAKMFLANKDA
- the larB gene encoding nickel pincer cofactor biosynthesis protein LarB — protein: MELENILTDLKNGKIGLEKANAEIRSMGYVPVSDIAKIDTFRKHRTGIMEAILAEGKAPEDVVEIAKAQVAAMGRTLITRLDEGSSKALEDAFDPEDIEWSLHKTTAVVSNGTPAPRTGGKVAIISAGTADIMVAEEAKMVASEMGCETQTIYDVGVAGFHRLVHEMLKLKEDMPDAVVVAAGREGTLPTVVSGLVDVPVIGLPVSTGYGAGAKGEAALLSMLQSCSVLSVVNIDAGFVAGSFAGRIANKMAEMRRMGNAEENTEV
- a CDS encoding MBL fold metallo-hydrolase, with the translated sequence MIKLKRIMLYLLIFLLLLSVGSISFMNIDPAFGGDPTTEQKETYEQLDNYVDGNFINDMPTRVFVNPSDNPSTSDVSVSEVKDRHPAGPIPVSAIDWSKIEGENDSMTWLGHSAFLLSIDDKKLLIDPMLSPVASPVSFVGIERYEYSEEIMLHIIDEMPPIDAVFITHDHYDHLDYQSIVKLNNKVSHFFVPLGCNAHLTRWGIPEEKITELNWWEEAEYRGLTVGLTPARHGSGRDPFNIDTTLWGGWVILGNETRIYASGDSGYGTHFKEIGNKYGPFDLTLIEGAQYDRSWPDIHMIPEQSVQANLDVNGETMMLMHWGAFTLANHGWNEPIERALKEANERDVNIIAPKIGDTVMLDSGLQMTPVPWWDL